The DNA sequence CGCCGAGATCGATGCTCGCGGTATAGATATCGCTCGCCAGCCGTCCTGCCGAAACATTGACGATCAGGCTGTCGACGGTAAGCCCCGCCATGCGTTCGGCCGCATCGACCGAAAGACGGATGACGCCTTCCAGCGCGTCGAGATCGGCGATCACGCCTGACTTCACGCCGCGCGAACGCTGATGGCCGATGCCGATGATTTCGACCTTGTGGGTGCGACCGGGCAGGATTTCGCTCTCCTGGCGCGGCGTCAGCCGGCCGATCATGCACACGACCTTGGTCGAGCCGATATCCAGCACCGAGACGATGTGGCTACGCTTGGAGGAAAGCGGCTTCAGACGAGGCAGGCCGAAATGGGAAGAACCGAATAAGCTCATGTGTTCTTCTCCGCCTTCTTGAGAGCCTTGGTGCGCGCATCGACGGCGGCCTGACGGCGCTCTGTCGCCCCTTCGGTCAGCTGGATCGTGGTGCGGTCCGCGAGCCTGAGATCGACCGCGGCGACATCGCGCGACAGAACCTTTTCCTCGAGGTCGAGCCGCGCCAGCAATTGCAGCGCCTGCGGCAAGTTTTCTTCCGGCAGCTTGACCACGATGCCGTTATCGAGATGCAGATCCCAGCGACGGCCGGCAATGCGGACATAGGCACGGACACGGTTGCGGATTTCCGGCCAGTCGGCCAGCTGCCCGACAAAACCGGCAGCACCGGTTTCCGCATCACGTCCGACAAACAGTGGCAACTCGGCGAATTTATTGTCACGCAGCGGAGCAATCACGCTGCCGCTTTTTTCGATCAGCGACAGTTCCGTTCCGTGCTGCCAGATGCCGAAGGCTTCACGCTCCTTCAGGCGAACCTCGACGGTCTTGGGATAGACCTTGCGGATATCGACATCTTCCACCCAGGGAAGCTGCACGAGCTTGCGGCGCGCCGCATCGATATCGAGCGCGATGAGCGAGGTGCTGCCATCGAGGCCGAGAAGCTGGAAGACTTCGATTTCCGACGTCTGGCGATTGCCGGAGACCTTCACGTCTTCAACCGCAAAGCCCGCAGCCGATGTCGTGGTCTGGGTGACGATGTTGGTGTGGCCGCCGAGCGACATGCCGTAAAGCCCGGTCACCGCGTAAAAAGCGATGGCCGAAATCGTACCCGTATGGGCGGGAATGTGAATGCGTCCGGTCGCAAGGCTGACACCGAAACGCACGAAGCGACGCAGCGGACGCGGCAGCACCCTGCGATCGTCGGCACTGGCCGCCGCCGCATATTGCTCGCGCTTTTTTGCCGTCGACTTTTTGCCGGTCACCGCAAACACGAAGCGTCCTCCACCATCCAGCTGACAAGGTTACCAAAGGAGCGGCCAGCATGGGCCGCCATTTCCGGCACCAGGGAGGTCGGCGTCATGCCCGGCTGTGTATTCACTTCAAGCCAGATAACTTCGCCATCTTCTGAGAAGCGGTCGTCGTAACGAAAGTCTGAACGGCTTACGCCACGGCACCCGATCGCCCGATGCGCCATAACCGCCAGTGTTTGAATTTTTTGGTAAATTTTCGGTGAAATTTCTGCGGGAATGACATGTTTCGAGCCACCAGCCGCATATTTCGCATCATAATCATAAAAATTGTGACCGAGCGGCACCACTTCCGTGACGCCAAGCGCCTCGCCATCAAGCACGCCGCAGGTCAGTTCGCGGCCATGAATATAACGTTCGACCATGACCTGATCGCCGTAGCGCCATTCTGACGAGGTGAGGATTTGCGGCGGATGCGACTGGTCTTCCTTGACGATCACGACGCCGAAGCTCGAACCTTCACGCACCGGCTTCACCACATAGGGCGGCGCGAGCGGGTGTTCGCTGGTGAAATCGAAGCGGTTCATGACGCGCTCGGCAGCAACCGGAATGCCGGCGGCGGCAGCAACTTTCTTGGCCTGCGCCTTGTCCATGGCGAGCGCGGAAGCCAGCACGCCGGAATGGGTATAGGGAATGGCCAGATATTCGAGAATGCCCTGAATGGTGCCATCTTCACCGAAGGGGCCATGCAGCGCATTGAAGGCAACGTCCGGGCGCAGTTCCGCGAGAACGGCAGCGACATCGCGCCCTACATCGACCCGGGTGACCTTGTAGCCCTCGCCTTCCAGCGCAAGCGCGCAAGCGTTGCCCGACGAGAGGCTGACCGGCCGCTCCGACGAAAACCCACCCAAAAGAACAGCTACGTGCTTGCCGCCCATCGAACCCTCTGACACCAACTCTCCGTTACGAACCACGCCCGAACCGACCGAATTTGACGGACGGTGATTCTGGCACATGACCCTTGAGATCAGTTAAACGCCATTAAGGTTAATGAATCGTTTACTTTCGTTAACCACCGCGCCCAACATGCCGAGTTCCATTAAAGAATCAGCATCGATCCGGATTCCCTCCTTGGAATCAGAGAGTTGCATGGATTGCAACATGCAGGTTTTCAATGATCGGAAATAAAGCCCCGCCAGCGCGCCTGCCGCTCCCCGCTGAAAGCAAGACCGAAACGTTAACGAACGGCGCTTTTCCCCAGTGAAAATTATCTGACGTTTCAGCGTTTTAAATCCGCGGCCTGAATCAGTCTCTCAATCACGGAATCGCATCCGGAGGCCGCCCATCAGACCCGTTGCTTTCAAAGATCACATTATTTGCATTATTTCTTTTTTAACATTCCATAAGAACAAAAATTGCGTTAACGCAGTCCCTGCCTCCCAAGGCATGACATTCCAATCATCTGAAATGGAACCCAAACCATGACTGACGCGATATCTCCGGTATCGTCGACAGCTGGCAATTCGAACGTTGTAAAGACAAATTCGCCTGCACGAGTTCTCACTGCCAGCCTGGTCGGCACGACCATCGAGTTTTTCGATTTTTACGTTTACGCCACGGCCGCAGTGCTCGTGTTCCCGGCATTGTTCTTCCCGAACAACGATCCGATGACGGCACTTCTGGCGTCCTTCGCCACCTTCTCCATCGCCTTTTTTGCCCGCCCGCTCGGCGCTGTCGTCTTCGGCCACTATGGTGACCGCGTCGGCCGCAAGACAACTCTCGTTGCCGCCCTTCTGACCATGGGTGTTTCAACGGTCGTGATCGGCCTCCTGCCCTCCTATGAAACCGCCGGCGTTCTTGCGCCGCTGCTGCTCGCGCTTTGCCGTTTCGGTCAGGGCTTCGGCCTTGGCGGCGAATGGGGCGGCGCGGTCCTGCTCGCCACGGAAAACGCACCTCCGGGCAAGCGCAGCTGGTACGGCATGTTCCCGCAGCTTGGCGCACCCGTCGGCCTGTTCCTCTCCTCCGGCGTGTTCTGGATCCTCCTGCACTTCATGTCGCAGGAAGCGCTCTTAAGCTGGGGCTGGCGCATTCCCTTCGTCGCCTCGATCATCCTGATCGCAGTCGGCATGTGGGTTCGCCTTTCGATCACCGAAACGCCCGACTTCCAGAAAGCCATTGAAAAGGAAGAACGTGTGGCCGTGCCGGTCGCGGAACTGTTCCGCAACCACAAGCGCAGCCTCGTGCTGGGCACCTTCGTGGCTCTGGCCACCTTCGTGCTCTTCTACATCGGCACCGCCTATCTTCTGTCCTACAACGTCAAGGTTCTGAAAATCCCGTTCCTTGACGCGCTGGAAGTGCAGATCCTCGGCTCCATCGTCTTCGGCATCTTCATCCCGGCCGCCGGCAAGCTCGCGGAGAAATTCGGCCGTCGCGAAATCCTGATCCTGACGACAGTGCTGATCGGCCTGTTCTCCTTCCTGCTACCCAGCCTGATGACCGGCAGCGAAGGTTCGATCTTCGTCTTCGCGGCTCTGGCCATGACGCTGATGGGCATGACCTATGGCCTGATCGGAACGGCGCTCGCCGCCCCCTTCCCGACCCGCGTGCGCTACACCGGCTCGTCCATCACCTTCAACATGGCCGGCATCTTCGGCGCATCGCTGGCGCCCTATATCGCCACATGGCTGCAGGTGAATTACGGCATGGGCTACGTCGGTTATTACCTCTGCGTCTCCGCCATCATCACGCTTGCCTGCATTCTTCTGTCCCGCAAGGACGAAGTCTGAGCCGCATAAATGCTGACAGCAAAAAAGCCCGCGAAACTGTCGTTTCGCGGGCTTTTATTTGGGTGTCTATCAGCGCCCCGGATGTTTGAAGTGGTCGTAAGCCAACCAGCACAAGCCTATCGCCGAGACTAGCCAGGGAAACACGTACCAGATGAATATCTGCGAGGTCATAGTCTTAGGCCTCCAAGCACACGTCTTGCTATCAAATGTAGTATAACAGCCCCTAAAATCCAACCTGTCATGACAACGATACTGAAAATACTCGTCGAGGCCGGCGTCAACGACAATGCCTGACCGACAACGCCGAGGGCAATAAAGGCCGTAGACAACCGATCCAGCGCATTGGCCATGAGCTTGCGGCGCTCGTTGGAAACAATGTCCAGCCGGCGCCGCTCCCGCTCATCTTCAACCGTTGCGCCTTCACCGGCCATCCATTCTCAAGCCCCCAGGAAAGGCTCCACTTCCCGACCCGGCATGAACAGGCCAAGGCGCTTGATTTCCCATTCCAGCCGAATGCCCGACTTTTCGAATACCCGCCTGCGGATGGTCTCGCCGAGATATTCCAGATCGTAGCCGGTCGCATGGCCGGTATTTATCATGAAATTGCAATGCAGCGATGACATCTGCGCGCCGCCGATGACCAGGCCGCGGCCACCCGCCTCGTCGATCAACTCCCAGGCCGAATGACCTTCGGGATTCTTGAAGGTCGAACCACCCGTCTGCTCGCGGATCGGCTGCACGGTTTCGCGGTGATGGCGCACGGCGTCCATATCGGCGCGGATTTTCGCCTTGTCTTCCGGATAACCTTCAAACAGCGCACCGGTGAAGATCAGGCCGGCATCGGCGCCGGAATGGCGGTAGCTATAGCCCATATCGGCATTGGAAAGCACATGCTGGTTACCCTGCCGGTCGACCGCATAGACTTCCACGACGCGATCGCGTGTCTCGCCGCCATTGGCGCCGGCATTCATGCGCAGCGCGCCACCGATGGAACCGGGAATGCCGTAAAAGAAATGGAACCCACCGATACCGTTATCCATGGCCATGGCGGCAATATGCTTGTCGGGGCAGATCGCGCCAGCCTTGATACGGTTCTCGCCGGCAAGCTCCACCTGGCCGAAACCCTTGGCGGACAGACGGACGACGACGCCCGGAATGCCGCCATCGCGCACCAGAAGGTTCGAGCCGACGCCGACCACGGTCAACGGCACGTCTTCCGGCAGAATTTTCAGGAAGGCAATAAGATCATCAGTGTCGTGCGGCTGGAACATGACTTCCGCCAAACCGCCGGCTCTGAACCACGTCACGCGGTCCATGGGCGCATCCGGTGTCAGACGTCCCCGCAATTCCTTTACCCCGTCGCCGAGCCTCCCCAGCAATTTTACCCCATCGACCTGTCTCATTCAGACTTTCCTGATATGCTCTTCAATTCCGAAGGCAGCACCGCTGCCCATTGCGTGATATTCCCAGCCCCCAAGAGAACCACGAAATCACCCGGTTTCGCAATGGCTGCAAGCTGCGACGCAAGGTCCTCCCGCTTTTCGAGAAAACGGGCGTCGCGGTGGCCGGCAGCCTTGATGGCCGACACCAGCGCTTCCGAACTTGCGCCTTCGATCGGATCTTCGCCCGCGGCATAGACCGGAGCAAGAATAATCGTGTCAGCATCGTTAAAGCAATGCGCGAAATCGTCAAACAGGCTGGAAAGACGGCTATAGCGGTGCGGCTGGTGCACGGCGATGATGCGCCCCTTGCAGGCCTCCCGCGCCGCGGCCAGCACAGCCTTGATTTCAACCGGATGATGACCGTAATCGTCGAAGACCTGCACGCCATTGGCTTCGCCTGTCAACGTGAAGCGGCGTTTGACGCCGGCAAAGGAGGCAAGCCCCTTCTTGATGTCGGCTTCCGAAATACCGAGACGATTGGCGACGGCAATCGCCGCAGTCGCATTCGAAACATTGTGGCGGCCGGGCATCGGCAGAACGAGATCCGTGAAGGAAAATATCTTGCCGGTGCGGCGACGACGGATTTCCACATCGAAGATGGACCGCGTGCCGTCGATGCGCACATTCGAAAACCGCACATCCGCCTGCGGGTTTTCGCCATAGGTGATGACCTTGCGGTCCTCGATCCGGCCAACGAGCGCCTGAACCTCGGGATGGTCGAGACACATGACGCCGAAGCCGTAGAACGGCACGTTTTCAACGAACTGCCGGAATGCGGCGCGCACGGCATCGAAATTGCCGTAATGGTCAAGATGTTCGGGATCGATATTTGTAATGACGGCCACATCGGCCGGAAGCTTCAGGAAAGTACCGTCGGATTCGTCGGCCTCCACCACCATCCACTCGCCCTCACCCATGCGGGCATTGGTGCCATAGGCATTGATGATGCCGCCATTGATGACGGTCGGATCGAGATTGCCGGCTTCCAGCAGGGTCGCGACCATGGAGGTGGTCGTGGTTTTGCCATGGGTGCCGCCGATGGCGATGGCATTGCGGAAACGCATCAGCTCGGCCAGCATCTCGGCGCGGCGAACGATCGGCAGGTGCTTCTCCCGCGCCGAGATCAGTTCCGGATTGTTCTTCTTGATGGCGGTGGAAACAACCACAACTTCTGCATCACCGAGATTATCTGCGGTATGGCCGACAAAAACCTCGATGCCCTTGTCGCGCAGGCGCTGGACATTGGCGCTATCGGACTGGTCGGATCCCTGAACGCGATGGCCGAGATTGTGAAGCACTTCGGCAATGCCGCTCATGCCGATCCCGCCTATGCCGATGAAATGGACAAGGCCTATGGCTTTCGGCATCTTCATGCCCCAACTCCTTCATTATTCTTTT is a window from the Agrobacterium tumefaciens genome containing:
- a CDS encoding MFS transporter, which translates into the protein MTDAISPVSSTAGNSNVVKTNSPARVLTASLVGTTIEFFDFYVYATAAVLVFPALFFPNNDPMTALLASFATFSIAFFARPLGAVVFGHYGDRVGRKTTLVAALLTMGVSTVVIGLLPSYETAGVLAPLLLALCRFGQGFGLGGEWGGAVLLATENAPPGKRSWYGMFPQLGAPVGLFLSSGVFWILLHFMSQEALLSWGWRIPFVASIILIAVGMWVRLSITETPDFQKAIEKEERVAVPVAELFRNHKRSLVLGTFVALATFVLFYIGTAYLLSYNVKVLKIPFLDALEVQILGSIVFGIFIPAAGKLAEKFGRREILILTTVLIGLFSFLLPSLMTGSEGSIFVFAALAMTLMGMTYGLIGTALAAPFPTRVRYTGSSITFNMAGIFGASLAPYIATWLQVNYGMGYVGYYLCVSAIITLACILLSRKDEV
- the murB gene encoding UDP-N-acetylmuramate dehydrogenase, which encodes MRQVDGVKLLGRLGDGVKELRGRLTPDAPMDRVTWFRAGGLAEVMFQPHDTDDLIAFLKILPEDVPLTVVGVGSNLLVRDGGIPGVVVRLSAKGFGQVELAGENRIKAGAICPDKHIAAMAMDNGIGGFHFFYGIPGSIGGALRMNAGANGGETRDRVVEVYAVDRQGNQHVLSNADMGYSYRHSGADAGLIFTGALFEGYPEDKAKIRADMDAVRHHRETVQPIREQTGGSTFKNPEGHSAWELIDEAGGRGLVIGGAQMSSLHCNFMINTGHATGYDLEYLGETIRRRVFEKSGIRLEWEIKRLGLFMPGREVEPFLGA
- a CDS encoding cell division protein FtsQ/DivIB, yielding MFAVTGKKSTAKKREQYAAAASADDRRVLPRPLRRFVRFGVSLATGRIHIPAHTGTISAIAFYAVTGLYGMSLGGHTNIVTQTTTSAAGFAVEDVKVSGNRQTSEIEVFQLLGLDGSTSLIALDIDAARRKLVQLPWVEDVDIRKVYPKTVEVRLKEREAFGIWQHGTELSLIEKSGSVIAPLRDNKFAELPLFVGRDAETGAAGFVGQLADWPEIRNRVRAYVRIAGRRWDLHLDNGIVVKLPEENLPQALQLLARLDLEEKVLSRDVAAVDLRLADRTTIQLTEGATERRQAAVDARTKALKKAEKNT
- the murC gene encoding UDP-N-acetylmuramate--L-alanine ligase → MKMPKAIGLVHFIGIGGIGMSGIAEVLHNLGHRVQGSDQSDSANVQRLRDKGIEVFVGHTADNLGDAEVVVVSTAIKKNNPELISAREKHLPIVRRAEMLAELMRFRNAIAIGGTHGKTTTTSMVATLLEAGNLDPTVINGGIINAYGTNARMGEGEWMVVEADESDGTFLKLPADVAVITNIDPEHLDHYGNFDAVRAAFRQFVENVPFYGFGVMCLDHPEVQALVGRIEDRKVITYGENPQADVRFSNVRIDGTRSIFDVEIRRRRTGKIFSFTDLVLPMPGRHNVSNATAAIAVANRLGISEADIKKGLASFAGVKRRFTLTGEANGVQVFDDYGHHPVEIKAVLAAAREACKGRIIAVHQPHRYSRLSSLFDDFAHCFNDADTIILAPVYAAGEDPIEGASSEALVSAIKAAGHRDARFLEKREDLASQLAAIAKPGDFVVLLGAGNITQWAAVLPSELKSISGKSE
- a CDS encoding D-alanine--D-alanine ligase; this encodes MGGKHVAVLLGGFSSERPVSLSSGNACALALEGEGYKVTRVDVGRDVAAVLAELRPDVAFNALHGPFGEDGTIQGILEYLAIPYTHSGVLASALAMDKAQAKKVAAAAGIPVAAERVMNRFDFTSEHPLAPPYVVKPVREGSSFGVVIVKEDQSHPPQILTSSEWRYGDQVMVERYIHGRELTCGVLDGEALGVTEVVPLGHNFYDYDAKYAAGGSKHVIPAEISPKIYQKIQTLAVMAHRAIGCRGVSRSDFRYDDRFSEDGEVIWLEVNTQPGMTPTSLVPEMAAHAGRSFGNLVSWMVEDASCLR